Genomic segment of bacterium BMS3Abin08:
CTTATCAATAGCGCTGCCAACATCCCTGTGCTCCTGATAAGGGGTGAGCCCCATGTGCCTCTCAGGCATAAGATCCTTTTCAATCCTGTGCAATGAACCAAGCACTTCAACAGATGTGTACCTCTCTATAGCCCCCCTTACAACCGTCTCATGCCTTACACCACCGATATAATTAAGAACTACACCCATAACATTGAGAGCCCCGTCAAACCCTGTTATACCTTTTATTACTGCAGCAACGGTACGTGTTGCCTTTGTGCAGTCGACAACAAGAATGACAGGCGCTTTCAACATCTTTGCAAGCTCCGAGGTGCTGTAGGTGCCGGATACATCCATCCCGTCAAAAAGCCCCCGGTTGCCCTCTATTATGGAAATATCCGCCTGATGGGAATGAATCGCAAAGGAAAGGAGAATCTTTTCTTGGGGAATCAGGTAAGGATCGAGATTAAAGCAGTCCCTGCCGGAAGCGCAGGCCAGCCAGCCGGCATCTATGTAGTCGGGTCCCTTTTTGAACGTTGCAACCGTGAGACCCCTGTCCCTTACAGCCTTTGTTAATCCAATAGAAAGGGTGGTTTTACCAGAGCCCCCTTTCAGCCCTGCTATAACCACCCTTGGTATGTTATAAGTCACAAAAGTATCGGTTACTCCTTTGGTGGCAGTTCTACATAACTTCCGCCCTTATAGGAATATATCAGCGTACCGGCATCCATCAGTTCTCTCAGGGCAGCCTTTGCCTCGATCTTTTCAACCCCGTGATCCGCAGCTAACTTTTTAAAAAGATCACCGGGTTTGTATTTCTTCTTGCCCACTGATTTCTCTACCAGATCATAGATTATTTTCTTCAGTTCTTCTCTCTCCATTTTATACCTCTCTGTTGCTTAAGGATTAACGGTAAGGGCATTCCCCCATTCGGACAACAGCCCGTTGAAACTACGATAAATCCTGAAGATCCGACCCGGCCTTACCATCAGGTTACTTTAATATTTAAAGGTTGCCGCCGTCCTCCATGTCTCACGTGCAAATGTAAAGTCATCGATATGCTGCATGGTAAAGGGCAGCCCGGTGAGCTTAAAGAACTTTTCCCATCCGATTCGCTCAATCCACTCACCAACTCTCTCATGCTTCCTTGCACCTGCCGCATATGTATCAAGCACCGTTTTAATAATCTCAACAACCTCCGGCCATCTCGGCGGATTATTTGGAAGCCACGGCACAGCCAGTTTTGAAAACTTAGGATTACTCCTTGAGTTGCTGACCTTACCGCCGACAACTATTGCCACCCCATCGTTTATGGCATCCGAAATGGGAAGGGCAGGGCAAACCGAATAACAGTTACCGCAGTACATACACTTCTCTTCTTTAATCTTAACGCTTTTCACCTTGGGATCGGGGCTTATGGCATTTGTGGGACAGGAGGCAATAGTGGTAGGGATCTCACACATGTTTTTAACCCTTTCGGCGTCAATCTTCGGTGGCTTTCTGTGTACTCCGACAAGTGCAATGTCAGAGCAATGCACCGCTCCACACATATTCGTACAACAGGCCACTGCCAGCCTCACCTTTGCCGGGAGTTCCTTTGTCGTAAAATACTCATGCAGCTCATCCATTATTGCCTTGACAAGCCCTGATGCATCGGTTGCCGCTGAATGACAGTGTACCCAACCCTGTGTATGAACCACATTACTGATCCGGGGACCGATACCGCCGATCATGAATCCTTTGTCTTTCAACTCATTCACGAGAGATTCCACCTTGCTTTCGTCATCGACCATGAATTCAACATTATGTCTTGTGGTGAACCTGAGATGACCATCACAGTGGTTATCGGCAATATCGCAGTAATCCTTGATAGTATCCGTTGATAACAACCGCGGTGAGGCAACCCTCACGGTCCACAACTGGTCTCCGCTCTCGGCCACATGCACCATAACACCGGGGCTCTTAACTTCATGGTATTTCCACTGTCCATAATTCTTCTTTATTACAGGCGGTAAAAAATCCTTGTAACTCGGTGGTCCAATGTCTGTCTGTCTCTGGGGTAATTCTGACATTTTAATCCTCCTTATCTATAAGTTAGTCTGATTATTTATTCAACTCATCTTCTTTCCAGAAATAGAAAGGATCTCTCCTGGGTTCTTTTACCATAATGGGATCCGGCTCAAGTTCTATTGCCTCGAGGAAGTCCCTCATTCCACGCCTCTCGATGAGTTCTCCTATTCTCTCCCTGTTCTTGCCATGCTCGTCCCACCACTCCCAGATCTTATCCGTAAGATCCTTTAGCTCCTGGTAGGGCGACTCCATCTTCATAAAGGGAACGATAACCTGGCACAGCTGTGCGCCTCTCACAAAGGGTGCGTGACTACCGATAAGAATCGTGGCTCCTTTGTCATCACCCGGCCTGAGGGCCTTTGTCATCTTCGAGATGCAGTGCATGCAACGGCTACAGTCCTCGTTGTTTATTGAAATCTCCTTACCGTCGTAACTCATGCACTCAGTGGGGCACATATCAATAATCTCTGTTCGGATATCCATACCGGCATCCGCATAGTTCTTGATTTCGCCCTGGTCAATCTTGATGTCGTCTCTCCATGTACCGATAATAGAACAGTCGGAACGGGCAATAGATGCTACACAGTCAATAGCACATCCCGAAACCTTGAATTTGTATTTGTAGGGGAACATCGGCCTGTGCATCTCGTCCTGGTACGTCCTCGTAATATTATCCGTGAGCTCAAGGGTATCAATATTAGCCCACTCACACTTACCGGGACCCACGCAGCAACATGGTGTCCTGACCGCAGAACCTGAACCCCCCAGGTCCCAGCCCCTTGAAGAAAGCTCGGCAAAGAGTGGCTCAAGGCTCTCTGAATTTGTCCCGAGCAATACAAAGTCACCTGTTGAACCATGCATATTTGTAAGCCCGCTGCCGTATTTATCCCAGATATCACATACTTCCCTGAGGGCCTTTGAAGTGTAAAAAAATCCGGAAGGCTGGTTCACCCTTAGTGTATGGAAATGTGCTACACCTGGAAACTGATCCGGGATATCGGAGTACCTACCGATAACCCCGCCTCCATAGCCACGGACACCAACAATGCCTCCATGCTTCCAGTGGGTTATCTTCTCCTTATAGGAGAGTTCCAGCTGTCCAAGAAGGTCCTGAGCATACTCTGAATGCTCGGCCGCCCTCTTGATCTCCTTGACAAAGCTCGGGAATGCACCCTTCTCAAGCTCGTCAAGTATCGGCGTTTCATGTTTCATACTCATAAAATCCTCCTCGCGTTAGATTTTCCTTAAAAATATTAAAACAGTAATATAGATCAACACACCTGACCCATAATCCACTTATAAAGAAAAAACAAACAGCACTAAAACCTTAAAACAGTTACCCCAAATTGGTCAAATTAAAAAAATTTATCAGCCAATCACCTTTGTTTATCAATCCAGGGTTCCCGATATTCTACCCCGGGGGACGGAACAACCTTAACAAAAACAAGACATGGCGCCCCCTAGAGGATTCGAACCTCTGACACCAGGATTAGGAATCCTGTGCTCTATCCTACTGAGCTAAGGGGGCATAAGCCGGTTGAAATCTACTGCTTATGAATGGCTGACGGGATTGTTGTCTTCATTCAAGATGATAAACGAAGGGCCTTTCTTACGGCATCCTCAGCATCTGCAGCCTCTCTTACCTCTTCAATTTTCCAGGTCTCTATACCAACAACCTGCTTACCAAGCTGCAGAGCAAAGGCAATCTCCGAAAGCGTCCCGTATCCCCCGCCTATTGCTATAAGGACATCGGCAG
This window contains:
- the dsvB_2 gene encoding sulfite reductase, dissimilatory-type subunit beta: MSELPQRQTDIGPPSYKDFLPPVIKKNYGQWKYHEVKSPGVMVHVAESGDQLWTVRVASPRLLSTDTIKDYCDIADNHCDGHLRFTTRHNVEFMVDDESKVESLVNELKDKGFMIGGIGPRISNVVHTQGWVHCHSAATDASGLVKAIMDELHEYFTTKELPAKVRLAVACCTNMCGAVHCSDIALVGVHRKPPKIDAERVKNMCEIPTTIASCPTNAISPDPKVKSVKIKEEKCMYCGNCYSVCPALPISDAINDGVAIVVGGKVSNSRSNPKFSKLAVPWLPNNPPRWPEVVEIIKTVLDTYAAGARKHERVGEWIERIGWEKFFKLTGLPFTMQHIDDFTFARETWRTAATFKY
- the dsvA gene encoding sulfite reductase, dissimilatory-type subunit alpha, with protein sequence MSMKHETPILDELEKGAFPSFVKEIKRAAEHSEYAQDLLGQLELSYKEKITHWKHGGIVGVRGYGGGVIGRYSDIPDQFPGVAHFHTLRVNQPSGFFYTSKALREVCDIWDKYGSGLTNMHGSTGDFVLLGTNSESLEPLFAELSSRGWDLGGSGSAVRTPCCCVGPGKCEWANIDTLELTDNITRTYQDEMHRPMFPYKYKFKVSGCAIDCVASIARSDCSIIGTWRDDIKIDQGEIKNYADAGMDIRTEIIDMCPTECMSYDGKEISINNEDCSRCMHCISKMTKALRPGDDKGATILIGSHAPFVRGAQLCQVIVPFMKMESPYQELKDLTDKIWEWWDEHGKNRERIGELIERRGMRDFLEAIELEPDPIMVKEPRRDPFYFWKEDELNK